A segment of the Lentimicrobiaceae bacterium genome:
TTAGCCAGTTCGTTGGCAGTCACAAATTCAGCAACCATAATGGTTTTCTGCTCTTCAACTCTCTTCTGAGCTTCTTCAGCCATTTGCTGGCTGGCCATCGACCGTTTTTCGCGGCGGTGTTTCGACGCTTTTGATTTTCCGGTTCCACTCAGGCGTTGGAGCGTTTCTTTGATCTGCTTCTGGATATCTTCCGGAGAAAGCTCAACTTTAGGTGCCTCGCGACGGGGACTTCCTTTTTTATCGCGCATGCCCGGTTTGCCTTTCGGCTGACCAGCATTGCCCTGGGGTTGTCCCGGTTGTCCGCCCTGGCGTGGTGTTTGTCCAGCCTGAGGTGTAGTTTCTTCTCCTGGTTTTTTAATACGTTTGCGTTTTTTCTTCTTCGATTTCATTGAATCGTCGGAAGAAGAAGCAACAGGTTTTTTGGGTTCCGGTTTACGTACCTCCGGTAGTTTCATGGTTCCCAGAATCGTCACACCTTCAAGTTTTCTGACTTCGGTTTTCAGGAAATTTGATTCCCTTTCAACTACAGGTTCTGCAGGTGTTTCTTTGGGTTTTTCAGGCTCGGCCGGAGTTTCTGCAACCGGAGTTGCAGGTGTTTCAGCCTGAGGTGTTTTAATCTCTGTTTTTGTTTCTTTTACTTCTTCAACAACTGCTTCGGGTTCTGCCGGTGTGGTAGCAACAGGCTCTGCTGCGGGTTCTTCAGTTTTACCCTTTTTCTTTTTGTCTTTGCGTGAAGGTCTTTTCAACGAGTCCAAATCCATTTTGCCCAGTACTTTTAACTGACCAATCTGGGTAACTTCTTCTTCCGGTTCTGTTGTTTTTTCTTCTTCAGCAGGGGTGATTTTATCATCGGCAGGAGTGCTGGCTGCAACAATTTCTGTTGGTTCAGGCTGAACAGGTGTTTCTGCTTTTACCGGTTCAGCTGTTACTTCTGATTTTGGTTCAACCACTTCCGGTTTAATATCGGCAACCGGTGTTTCGGCAACCGGAGCTGCAGGTGCAGGTTCTGGTTCTGGAACGGGGATTGGCTCAGGCTCAGGAGCTGGAGCTGGTGTTGGCTCAGGCTTTTGTTGTTCAGGCTTAACCGGCTCAGCAACCGCTGGTTCATCAGGGATGGCCACAGGCTCAGCTTTGGGCTCAGCCACAGGTTCTGTTACCGGAGCCGCAGGTTTAACCTCTTCAACAGGTTTTGATTTGCTGACTTTTTCAGGCTCAGGCGGCATATTGCGGATAAACAAGTCGTCGCGGGTAAGTTCAGGCTCAAACTCTTCTTCATTGGAAGGTCTTTTGTCAGCGATTGAAATGGTTTTGTGTTGGGTATATTCCAGTTCAATCTTTTTGGAGAGATCTTTCACATTCTTCTCCGACTGATACTCTTTTACCAGCAAAGCGTAAACTTCGGAAGGGAGTTTTGTGTTGGGGTTATTGTCGATTTTAATTCCTTTTTTGTGCAGGAATTCGACAATAGTAGGTACCCCGACGTTAAATTCCTGCGCCGCTTTCCCCAGTCTTGTGCTTTTGCTTACTTCTTCTGACATATTGTTATTATATTCGGTTGTTTTAACCCGCTTATTACCACGGATTTTCTGTAAAAATACGCTAATTATGTTATTCAAACCCTGCGTGTTCCGGAAAAATCCTGTTCAACAATGAAAATTACCCTTCTAATGCTATTCAAATTCGGCCCTGAGGATTCTGATAACCTCTTTAATGGTTTCTTCTTCCAGGTCAGTGCGGTTCACGAGTTCATCAATACTGAGGTCGATGACGCTACGGGCGGTGTCGCAACCAATGGCTTTCAGCTCATCGATGATCCACTGATCGATTTCATCGGAAAATTCCTGAAGATCCACGTCTTCGTTGTCTGAATCTGTATCACGGTAAACATCAATTTCATAGCCGGTAAGTTTACTGGCCAGTTTGATGTTATATCCACCTTTACCGATGGCCAGCGAAACCTGGTCGGGTTTCATAAATACATCGGCCCTTTTGTTTGCTTCGTTGATGGTGATGGACGAAATTTTTGCCGGGCTCAGCGCACGGGTAATATAAAGTGTTGGATTGGATGTGAAATTGATAACGTCAATATTCTCATTTCTGAGTTCACGCACAATTCCATGAATACGCGATCCTTTCATTCCCACACAGGCTCCCACAGGGTCAATACGGTCGTCGTAGCTTTCAACAGCTATTTTGGCGCGTTCGCCCGGAACCCTAACAATGTTTTTAATGGTGATAAGTCCATCATAAACTTCAGGCACTTCTGATTCGAACAAGCGTTCGAGAAAAGCAGGGGAGGTGCGTGAAAGGACAATGATGGGTGTATTGTTTCGCATATCCACTTTAGAAACAACGGCACGGATGGTGTCGCCTTTTCTGTAAAAATCGGAAGGGATTTGTTCTGAACGGGGCAGCGTTAGTTCAATGTATTCGTCATCAAGTACAAGAATTTCTTTTTTCCATACCTGATAAACTTCCCCGGAGATGATTTCACCGATTTTTTCTTTGTATTTTTTGAAAATATTGTCTTTTTCGTATTCCTGGATTTTTGACATCAGGTTTTGCCTGATGGTGAGAATTTCACGACGGCCAAAATCCTTCATTCTGATTTCTTCAGACACTTCTTCTCCAACTTCAAAGTCAGGTTCGATTTTGATGGCGTCGGAGTAAGCAATTTGTCTGTTATCGTCTTCAACAGCTCCGTCTTCAACAATTTCGCGATTCCTCCATATTTCGAGGTCTCCTTTGTCAATATTGACAATGACATTGTAGTTCTCATCAGAGCCGTGCTTTTTTATCAGCATGTGCCTGAACACATCTTCAATGATGCGCATCATGGTTTCGCGGTCGATGTTTTTGAACTCTTTGAATTCGGAGAAAGTTTCGACTAAATTGATATGTTCCATTTTCTTAAGCTGTTCTTTAGAATGGATAATGATTTGTTTTTACTTGAAAGAGATAATCTCTTTGGTTTGTTTAATCAGGTTGAAGGGAATTTCTTTTGTTTCTTCGGTTTCAACCTTTTTTATTTTCGTTTTCCGGTACACTGTAATTTTTTCAGCATCAGCAGCCATGAGTTTACCGGTAAATGTGGTTTTATCTTCC
Coding sequences within it:
- the nusA gene encoding transcription termination/antitermination protein NusA; the encoded protein is MEHINLVETFSEFKEFKNIDRETMMRIIEDVFRHMLIKKHGSDENYNVIVNIDKGDLEIWRNREIVEDGAVEDDNRQIAYSDAIKIEPDFEVGEEVSEEIRMKDFGRREILTIRQNLMSKIQEYEKDNIFKKYKEKIGEIISGEVYQVWKKEILVLDDEYIELTLPRSEQIPSDFYRKGDTIRAVVSKVDMRNNTPIIVLSRTSPAFLERLFESEVPEVYDGLITIKNIVRVPGERAKIAVESYDDRIDPVGACVGMKGSRIHGIVRELRNENIDVINFTSNPTLYITRALSPAKISSITINEANKRADVFMKPDQVSLAIGKGGYNIKLASKLTGYEIDVYRDTDSDNEDVDLQEFSDEIDQWIIDELKAIGCDTARSVIDLSIDELVNRTDLEEETIKEVIRILRAEFE